The Flavobacteriaceae bacterium 3519-10 genome includes a window with the following:
- a CDS encoding tRNA dihydrouridine synthase B, with amino-acid sequence MIKIGNIELPEFPLLLAPMEDVSDPPFRRLCKMHGADLMYSEFISSEGLIRDAMKSRKKLDIFDYERPVGIQIFGGDEEAMALSAKIVEAVEPDIVDINFGCPVKKVVCKGAGAGVLKDIDLMIRLTKAVVSSTHLPVTVKTRLGWDTEGINIMEVAERLQEVGVKALTIHARTRAQMYKGEADWNYIHAVKNNPNIEIPIFGNGDVDSPEKALEYKQKYDCDGIMIGRGAIGYPWIFNEVKHFFATGEKLPEPTISQRLEAVRQHAEWSMEWKGERLGLIEMRQHYSNYFRGIPHFKDFRRKFLEVFTLDEMDEVIAEADDFYKEFQFQTQ; translated from the coding sequence ATGATAAAAATCGGGAATATTGAACTTCCGGAATTTCCGCTTCTTCTCGCTCCCATGGAAGATGTTTCGGATCCACCCTTTCGCCGTCTGTGCAAAATGCACGGGGCAGACTTAATGTACTCAGAATTTATTTCATCCGAAGGCCTCATTCGCGACGCGATGAAAAGCCGCAAGAAACTCGATATATTCGATTACGAAAGACCAGTCGGCATTCAGATTTTCGGGGGTGACGAAGAAGCAATGGCACTTTCAGCAAAAATTGTGGAAGCCGTTGAACCGGATATTGTAGACATTAATTTTGGTTGCCCCGTAAAGAAAGTAGTCTGTAAAGGTGCGGGTGCGGGCGTTTTGAAAGACATTGATCTAATGATCCGCCTCACAAAAGCGGTGGTGAGTTCTACGCATCTGCCCGTAACCGTGAAAACCCGTCTCGGCTGGGACACCGAAGGAATCAATATCATGGAAGTTGCGGAACGTTTGCAGGAAGTGGGCGTAAAAGCTTTAACGATTCACGCACGTACCCGCGCGCAGATGTACAAAGGTGAAGCGGACTGGAATTACATTCACGCCGTGAAAAACAATCCTAATATCGAGATTCCGATTTTTGGGAACGGTGATGTAGATTCGCCTGAAAAAGCACTGGAATACAAACAGAAATACGATTGCGACGGCATTATGATAGGTCGCGGCGCGATTGGTTACCCCTGGATATTCAATGAAGTGAAGCACTTTTTTGCAACCGGTGAAAAATTACCCGAACCAACGATCTCGCAAAGACTCGAAGCCGTTCGGCAACACGCGGAATGGAGCATGGAATGGAAAGGCGAACGCTTAGGACTGATTGAAATGCGGCAGCATTACAGCAATTATTTCCGTGGGATCCCACATTTTAAAGATTTCAGAAGGAAATTTCTCGAAGTATTCACTTTGGACGAAATGGACGAAGTGATTGCGGAAGCTGATGATTTCTACAAAGAATTTCAGTTCCAAACGCAATAA
- a CDS encoding Glutaminyl-tRNA synthetase, which produces MNLRFDDTNPEKEEQEFVDSIKADIDWLGFKYDKELYASDYFGQLYQWAVEMISEGKAYVDEQSSEEITAQRKNPFEDGIDSPFRNRPVSESLELFEKMKNGEFEEGSMSLRAKIDMKSPNMNMRDPVMYRILKRPHHRTGEQWKIYPMYDWAHGESDYIEQISHSLCSLEFENHRPLYDWYLDQVYDENLVRNKQREFARMNVSYMITSKRKLQRLVAEKAVTGWDDPRMPTISGMRRLGYTPTAIKNFIERVGVAKRENLIDIQLLEFFVREDLNKTATRVMAVVDPVKLIITNYPEDAEEFLETENNPEDENAGTREVPFSRELYIEREDFKEEGNKKFFRLKLGGEVRLKSAYIIKAERVDKDENGEITTIYATYDEKSKSGSGTEETVRKVKGTLHWVSAKHALPIEVRIYDRLFTTPQPDAEKETDFMEFINPESLKTVEGFAEPSLASAKLGLNYQFQRIGYFTKDRDSTPETLVFNRTVTLKDGYKPE; this is translated from the coding sequence GTGAATCTGCGTTTTGATGACACCAATCCCGAAAAAGAAGAGCAGGAATTTGTTGATTCAATAAAAGCCGATATTGACTGGCTTGGATTTAAATATGATAAAGAATTATACGCGTCCGATTATTTCGGCCAGCTCTACCAGTGGGCGGTTGAAATGATCAGCGAAGGCAAAGCCTACGTTGATGAGCAGAGTTCGGAAGAAATCACCGCTCAGCGAAAAAATCCTTTTGAAGACGGCATCGATTCTCCGTTCCGCAACCGACCGGTTTCCGAAAGCCTTGAACTGTTCGAGAAAATGAAAAACGGCGAGTTTGAAGAAGGCTCAATGTCACTCCGTGCAAAAATCGACATGAAATCTCCGAACATGAACATGCGCGACCCTGTAATGTACCGCATCCTGAAAAGGCCGCACCACAGAACCGGTGAACAGTGGAAAATATACCCAATGTACGACTGGGCGCACGGTGAATCGGATTATATCGAGCAGATTTCGCACTCTCTGTGTTCGCTTGAATTTGAAAATCACCGTCCGTTATACGATTGGTATCTTGATCAGGTTTACGATGAAAACCTCGTAAGAAACAAGCAGCGTGAATTTGCGCGGATGAATGTTTCTTATATGATTACTTCGAAAAGAAAACTTCAGCGGTTAGTTGCGGAAAAAGCAGTTACGGGCTGGGACGATCCACGGATGCCTACCATTTCGGGCATGCGCCGGTTAGGTTACACGCCAACCGCGATAAAAAACTTTATTGAAAGAGTGGGCGTTGCCAAAAGAGAGAATTTAATTGATATCCAGCTGCTAGAATTTTTTGTACGCGAAGATTTAAATAAAACCGCAACCCGCGTGATGGCGGTTGTAGATCCGGTGAAACTCATCATCACCAATTATCCTGAAGATGCAGAAGAATTTTTAGAAACCGAAAACAATCCTGAAGACGAGAACGCGGGAACGCGAGAAGTTCCGTTTTCAAGAGAACTTTATATCGAAAGAGAAGACTTTAAAGAAGAAGGAAATAAAAAGTTTTTCCGCCTGAAACTTGGTGGCGAAGTGCGGCTAAAATCGGCCTACATTATCAAGGCAGAACGTGTTGATAAAGATGAAAACGGCGAAATTACCACGATTTATGCTACCTATGATGAAAAAAGCAAATCTGGAAGTGGCACCGAAGAAACCGTAAGAAAAGTAAAAGGTACGCTGCACTGGGTTTCTGCAAAGCACGCACTGCCTATAGAAGTGCGTATTTACGACAGACTTTTCACCACGCCGCAGCCGGATGCAGAAAAAGAAACCGATTTTATGGAGTTCATAAATCCGGAAAGTTTAAAAACTGTTGAAGGTTTCGCAGAGCCAAGTCTGGCAAGTGCTAAATTGGGGCTGAATTATCAGTTCCAGAGAATCGGATACTTTACAAAGGACCGTGATTCCACTCCGGAAACATTGGTTTTCAACAGAACGGTTACGCTGAAAGACGGTTACAAGCCGGAATAA
- a CDS encoding Aspartokinase, whose translation MKVYKFGGASVKDADGIKNVARVLGSQGFERCVLVVSAMGKTTNFLEKVVQQYFAKLDFQHEINEIKQNHLSIAKDLFETDHAVFGEISLLFDDVSAFLQRNKSPNYSFVYDQVVSSGEMVSSKILSAFLNTQGFENSFLDAREYIKTDSTYREGVIDWEQTYRNISDLDIEKSYVTQGFIGSESDNFTVTLGREGSDYSAAVFAYCLNAEMLTIWKDVPGVMTGDPRKFEDVSLLTNISYEEAIEMAYYGASVIHPKTLQPLQQKNIPFYVKSFLEPEKSGTKVGAADNNCYEETYILKENQQLMRIATRDFSFIAEDHMSQIFSLLAKFKIKISLMQNSAISLALCLEDKYGRIDELNRELSQMFTTEIIRGVSLFTVRNADLQNLDSFYAGKNILLEQISKKTVQVVTN comes from the coding sequence ATGAAAGTTTACAAGTTTGGAGGTGCATCAGTGAAAGATGCCGACGGAATAAAAAATGTAGCACGCGTGCTCGGATCTCAGGGTTTTGAACGTTGTGTACTTGTGGTTTCGGCCATGGGCAAAACAACTAACTTCCTTGAGAAAGTGGTGCAGCAGTATTTCGCTAAACTTGATTTTCAGCACGAAATCAATGAGATAAAACAAAATCATCTTAGCATCGCTAAAGATTTATTCGAGACAGATCATGCTGTTTTCGGGGAAATTTCGCTTTTGTTTGATGATGTCTCGGCTTTTTTACAGCGCAATAAGTCGCCGAATTACAGTTTTGTGTACGATCAGGTTGTAAGCAGCGGCGAAATGGTTTCTTCCAAAATACTTAGTGCCTTCCTGAATACGCAAGGGTTTGAAAACTCCTTTCTCGACGCGCGCGAATACATAAAAACAGACAGCACGTACCGCGAAGGCGTAATCGACTGGGAACAGACCTACCGGAATATTTCAGACCTTGATATTGAGAAAAGCTACGTAACGCAAGGTTTTATCGGGTCTGAAAGTGATAATTTTACCGTCACGCTGGGGCGTGAAGGTTCAGATTATTCGGCGGCGGTATTTGCATACTGCCTCAATGCAGAAATGCTGACGATCTGGAAGGATGTGCCGGGCGTTATGACCGGTGATCCCCGCAAATTCGAGGATGTATCGCTGTTGACGAATATTTCTTACGAAGAAGCGATAGAGATGGCTTATTACGGAGCCTCGGTGATTCATCCTAAAACCCTGCAGCCACTTCAGCAAAAGAATATTCCGTTCTATGTAAAATCTTTTCTGGAACCTGAAAAGTCCGGAACCAAGGTGGGAGCGGCAGACAACAATTGCTATGAAGAAACCTATATTTTAAAAGAAAACCAGCAGCTGATGAGGATTGCAACGCGCGATTTTTCTTTTATTGCCGAAGATCACATGAGCCAGATTTTTTCTTTACTCGCAAAATTTAAAATTAAAATATCGCTGATGCAGAATTCGGCGATATCCCTTGCACTGTGCCTTGAAGATAAATACGGCAGGATCGACGAACTGAACCGCGAGCTTTCGCAGATGTTTACCACCGAAATTATCAGAGGTGTTTCGCTTTTCACCGTAAGAAATGCAGATTTACAGAACCTGGATTCTTTTTATGCCGGTAAAAATATTCTTTTAGAGCAAATTTCAAAAAAAACTGTTCAGGTAGTAACCAACTGA
- a CDS encoding Bleomycin resistance protein, giving the protein MLTNIHPKLPMRSKEATTKYYVGLLGFKETDNQDFDGYLMLKKDGIEIHFFQFKELVPSENYGQVYIRTDDIESLYQTFLDRGVSIHPNGPLQIKPWGQKEFSLLDPDNNLLTFGQSC; this is encoded by the coding sequence ATGCTGACCAACATTCATCCAAAACTTCCGATGCGCAGTAAAGAAGCTACAACAAAATATTATGTCGGTTTATTGGGATTTAAAGAGACGGACAATCAGGATTTTGATGGATATCTGATGCTAAAAAAAGACGGTATAGAAATTCATTTTTTTCAGTTTAAAGAACTGGTGCCTTCCGAAAATTATGGGCAGGTTTATATCCGTACCGATGATATTGAAAGTCTGTATCAAACTTTTTTAGACCGCGGAGTCAGCATTCATCCGAACGGACCTTTGCAGATTAAACCGTGGGGACAAAAAGAATTCTCGCTGCTCGATCCAGATAACAACCTGCTGACTTTCGGGCAAAGCTGCTGA
- a CDS encoding putative disulphide-isomerase: MQKFQVFMKKILLLILFSISTPFLAQQSINFETGTFQEILAKAKSQKKLVFMDAFAVWCGPCKMMEKNIFPLPAVREYYNANFINARIDMEKGEGIGIAQRYGIRSYPSYLILNGDGEVVKQTYGYMGEEPFLAFAKQANDPKFATSSNKELFEKGESAPEFLLNMMQLYSQTDFDVAQKASERYFQVKKDQALTKDEVGLLLYFTKSPVDVNYKTFVSRKPEIITLMSEDIYNQFDTNIKISSILENAMDKKTGRINDGQYYKDAIPLVGAAEAEIALHRTKVIVYPNAGLFDEYEKAALSYYKNSENFSQDELLKAAWIFSDHVTNISSLKKAQEWAEKSVMQAETPENTYILARLYAKTGQKENAKMYAESSKNLAERLGKDATAAIQLLGTLK, translated from the coding sequence TTGCAAAAATTTCAGGTATTCATGAAAAAGATTCTTTTATTAATATTATTCAGTATTTCAACCCCATTTCTAGCTCAGCAAAGCATTAATTTCGAAACCGGAACTTTCCAGGAAATCCTCGCTAAAGCAAAGTCTCAAAAAAAACTTGTTTTTATGGATGCTTTTGCGGTGTGGTGCGGTCCCTGCAAAATGATGGAGAAAAATATATTTCCGCTTCCTGCTGTGAGAGAATATTATAATGCGAACTTCATCAATGCCCGGATCGACATGGAAAAAGGCGAAGGAATCGGTATCGCACAACGTTACGGCATCCGCTCCTACCCTTCTTACCTTATCCTAAACGGAGATGGTGAGGTGGTGAAACAAACATATGGTTACATGGGCGAGGAGCCTTTCTTAGCCTTTGCAAAACAAGCGAACGATCCTAAATTTGCGACCTCATCCAACAAAGAACTGTTCGAAAAAGGAGAGTCGGCGCCCGAATTTTTGCTGAATATGATGCAGCTGTATTCGCAAACAGATTTCGATGTTGCGCAAAAAGCATCTGAGCGGTATTTTCAGGTGAAGAAAGACCAGGCTTTAACCAAAGACGAAGTGGGATTACTGCTTTATTTCACCAAATCTCCCGTGGATGTTAATTACAAAACTTTTGTTTCAAGAAAACCGGAGATCATCACGTTGATGTCTGAAGATATTTATAATCAGTTTGATACAAACATCAAAATATCGAGTATCCTTGAAAATGCAATGGATAAGAAGACCGGCAGAATCAATGACGGTCAGTATTATAAGGATGCTATTCCTTTGGTTGGCGCCGCAGAAGCAGAAATCGCACTCCACCGCACGAAAGTCATCGTGTATCCAAACGCGGGATTATTTGATGAATACGAAAAAGCAGCGCTGAGCTATTACAAAAACTCCGAAAACTTTTCCCAGGACGAACTGCTGAAGGCAGCCTGGATTTTCAGTGATCATGTTACCAATATCAGTTCGCTTAAAAAAGCGCAGGAATGGGCAGAAAAATCGGTGATGCAGGCCGAAACTCCGGAAAACACATACATTCTGGCCCGACTTTACGCGAAAACCGGACAGAAAGAGAACGCAAAAATGTATGCTGAAAGCTCGAAAAATCTTGCAGAACGGCTCGGGAAGGACGCTACAGCCGCCATCCAACTTCTCGGAACATTAAAATAA
- a CDS encoding Fructose-1,6-bisphosphatase, type I: MPEQNFQTLGEFIIDKQEDFQYSTGEFSRLLSAIRLASKVVNREVNKAGIANIIGQSGNENIQGEEQQKLDVLANEIFIEALSQREVVCGIASEESDDFIDVRASSNAHLSKYVVLIDPLDGSSNIDVNVSVGTIFSIYRRVTEPGTPVALEDFLQKGVNQAAAGYVVYGSSTMIVYTTGNGVNGFTLDPSLGTYYLSHPCMKFPETGKIYSINEGNYIKFPQGVKNYIKYCQREEDDRPYTSRYIGSLVSDFHRNMIKGGIYIYPSTSQSPNGKLRLLYECNPMAFLAEQAGGKCTDGFQRILEIQPTELHQRVPFFCGSIKMVEKAEEFMQAAADK; the protein is encoded by the coding sequence ATGCCGGAACAGAATTTTCAGACGCTCGGAGAATTTATCATTGATAAACAGGAAGATTTCCAATACTCAACAGGTGAATTTTCGCGCCTCCTGAGCGCAATTCGCCTCGCCTCCAAAGTGGTGAACCGCGAAGTTAACAAAGCAGGAATCGCAAATATCATCGGGCAGTCCGGCAACGAAAACATTCAGGGCGAAGAACAGCAGAAACTTGATGTTTTGGCAAACGAAATATTCATTGAAGCCCTTTCACAGCGCGAAGTGGTGTGTGGAATCGCCTCTGAGGAAAGTGACGATTTCATCGATGTACGCGCGAGTTCAAATGCGCATTTAAGTAAATATGTTGTGCTTATCGATCCGCTGGACGGTTCATCAAATATCGACGTAAACGTATCCGTTGGGACTATTTTTTCGATTTACCGAAGAGTTACCGAGCCCGGAACGCCAGTCGCTCTTGAAGATTTCCTTCAAAAAGGCGTTAACCAGGCGGCAGCAGGATACGTGGTTTACGGATCTTCTACCATGATCGTTTATACGACCGGCAACGGCGTGAACGGTTTTACCTTGGACCCGAGCCTCGGTACCTATTACCTTTCGCACCCATGCATGAAATTCCCGGAAACCGGAAAAATCTACTCAATCAACGAGGGGAACTATATCAAATTTCCGCAGGGCGTAAAAAATTACATTAAATATTGCCAGCGAGAAGAAGACGACCGACCTTACACATCACGTTACATCGGAAGTCTGGTGTCAGATTTTCACCGGAACATGATCAAAGGCGGAATCTATATTTATCCATCCACCTCACAATCACCAAACGGAAAACTTAGACTTTTGTACGAATGTAATCCGATGGCTTTCCTGGCAGAGCAGGCAGGCGGCAAATGCACCGACGGTTTCCAGAGAATTCTTGAGATCCAGCCCACAGAACTTCACCAAAGAGTGCCGTTTTTCTGCGGAAGTATAAAAATGGTCGAAAAAGCTGAGGAATTTATGCAGGCTGCTGCCGATAAATAA
- a CDS encoding ABC transporter, ATP-binding protein: MMLKAENVTKTYNAGKKLALENFSIDVPEASIYGLLGPNGAGKTTFIRIINQITQADSGNVFINNQKLNPEHIRQIGYMPEERGLYKNMSVGDQLLYFGELKGMSKNDALSEAKYWFEQLQIDQWWKKKLSELSKGMAQKIQFVVTVLHRPKLLILDEPFSGFDPVNANLIKDQILNLKKNGTTIILSTHRMESVEEMCDYVALIDHAKKVLDGKVFDVREKFKKNIFGVTLSDVDSEQFESFKNRFAIENYSGENQLISFDLKNDSDQNLMLNELMKVGKIRSFDEKIPSMNEVFINAVAKS; this comes from the coding sequence TTGATGCTTAAAGCAGAAAATGTTACCAAAACCTACAATGCCGGCAAAAAACTGGCTCTCGAAAACTTCTCTATTGATGTTCCCGAAGCCAGCATTTATGGGCTTCTTGGCCCGAACGGAGCCGGGAAAACCACGTTCATAAGGATTATCAACCAGATTACGCAGGCCGATTCCGGAAATGTCTTCATCAATAACCAAAAACTCAATCCAGAACACATCCGGCAGATCGGTTATATGCCGGAAGAGCGCGGACTTTACAAAAATATGTCGGTTGGCGACCAGCTGCTTTATTTTGGTGAGCTGAAAGGCATGAGCAAAAACGATGCGCTGAGCGAAGCAAAATACTGGTTCGAGCAACTGCAGATCGACCAGTGGTGGAAGAAGAAACTCAGCGAACTTTCGAAAGGTATGGCGCAGAAAATACAGTTTGTGGTCACGGTACTTCACCGCCCGAAACTGCTGATACTCGATGAGCCCTTCTCGGGTTTCGATCCGGTGAATGCAAATCTGATTAAAGACCAGATCCTGAATTTAAAGAAAAACGGAACTACAATTATCCTGTCGACACATCGCATGGAAAGTGTTGAGGAAATGTGCGATTATGTTGCGCTGATCGATCATGCAAAGAAAGTTCTCGACGGAAAAGTGTTTGATGTGCGCGAGAAATTCAAGAAAAACATTTTTGGCGTCACGCTGTCTGATGTGGATTCTGAACAGTTTGAAAGTTTTAAAAACCGCTTTGCGATCGAAAATTATTCAGGTGAAAATCAACTTATTTCATTCGACTTAAAAAACGACAGCGACCAGAATCTTATGCTTAACGAACTGATGAAAGTGGGGAAAATCCGCTCGTTTGACGAGAAAATCCCAAGCATGAATGAAGTGTTTATCAACGCGGTGGCGAAGTCATGA
- a CDS encoding Putative hemolysin: MSLISKHDLISASGLHKLGLLKSPVASAIMRLTKISAVNRLYDVLKDKKGKDFFDSFVRERGLKYIVFEEDLAKVPKTGPFILVSNHPLGAIDGILMTKILTEIRPDFKIMGNFLLEKIEPMKPYVIPVNPFENRKELRKSSTGMRETLKHLQNGGCVGIFPAGEVSNKNNTFNEIHDRAWEKPALKLIKMAKVPVLPMYFHAKNSRLFYQLAKLHPELQTLILPAEMMHKREKPIRIRIGKQVAVRVLEDHDSIEEMGEFLQNKIYMLKSYYERRKSIAEQLKLPNLKLNFPLMKEENVVQNIIDETPPEDIETEISGLRKKDKMLFRNGNYEVYFCTYSEIPSIMREIGRQRELTFRKIGEGSNLPFDLDRYDEHYHHLFLWDAGPKKLVGAYRMALGSEVMKNHGIEGFYTSSLFEFDQELRPFFRKVIEMGRAYISSDYQQKPLPLFLLWRGIVHVCLRNPEHKFLMGGVSISDKFSEFSKSLMIEFMRSHYYDSAVAQYIHPKKEFKVKLKDRDKHLFFDEVESDLNKLDKIIDDLEPEMRLPVLIKKYIKQNAKVVSFNVDPGFNDAIDGLMYIRISDLPESTIKPVLEEMSEQIGNEENNGAENQ, encoded by the coding sequence ATGAGTCTTATTTCCAAACACGATCTGATCAGCGCGTCGGGTCTACACAAGCTGGGGCTACTGAAAAGTCCCGTAGCATCCGCCATTATGCGCCTCACGAAAATATCGGCGGTCAACAGACTTTACGATGTTTTAAAGGACAAAAAAGGCAAAGATTTTTTCGATTCTTTCGTGCGTGAGCGTGGTTTGAAATATATCGTCTTCGAAGAAGACCTCGCTAAAGTTCCTAAAACGGGGCCGTTTATTCTTGTTTCTAACCATCCGCTGGGTGCGATCGACGGTATCCTGATGACTAAAATCCTCACGGAAATCCGCCCCGATTTTAAGATTATGGGTAATTTCCTGCTCGAAAAAATAGAGCCGATGAAGCCGTACGTCATCCCGGTGAATCCGTTTGAAAACCGGAAGGAACTCAGAAAAAGCAGCACGGGAATGCGCGAAACCTTAAAACATCTCCAAAATGGAGGTTGCGTCGGTATTTTTCCAGCCGGTGAGGTCTCCAATAAAAATAATACGTTCAACGAAATTCACGACCGGGCATGGGAAAAACCAGCGTTGAAACTCATCAAAATGGCAAAAGTGCCAGTTCTGCCAATGTATTTTCATGCTAAAAACAGCCGCCTTTTCTATCAGCTTGCGAAACTTCATCCGGAACTGCAGACATTGATTCTGCCGGCCGAAATGATGCATAAACGTGAAAAGCCCATCCGCATCCGCATTGGCAAACAGGTGGCGGTGAGAGTTCTGGAAGACCATGATTCAATTGAGGAAATGGGTGAATTTCTGCAGAACAAAATCTACATGCTGAAATCGTATTACGAACGCAGGAAATCGATTGCGGAACAGCTAAAACTTCCCAATCTTAAACTTAATTTTCCACTGATGAAGGAGGAAAATGTGGTGCAGAACATCATCGATGAAACTCCTCCCGAAGATATCGAGACCGAAATTTCGGGCCTTCGCAAGAAAGACAAGATGCTTTTCCGCAACGGTAATTATGAGGTTTATTTCTGTACCTATTCGGAAATTCCGTCGATTATGCGTGAAATCGGTCGTCAGCGCGAGCTTACATTCAGAAAGATAGGCGAGGGCAGCAACCTGCCGTTTGATCTCGACCGTTACGACGAGCACTATCATCATCTTTTCCTATGGGATGCGGGCCCAAAGAAGCTCGTGGGCGCTTACCGGATGGCACTCGGAAGTGAGGTGATGAAAAATCACGGTATTGAAGGATTCTATACCAGTTCACTGTTTGAATTTGACCAGGAACTGCGTCCGTTTTTCCGTAAAGTAATCGAAATGGGGCGCGCTTACATCTCGTCCGATTATCAGCAGAAACCGTTGCCGCTGTTCCTTTTGTGGCGCGGCATTGTACACGTTTGTCTCCGTAACCCCGAACATAAATTTCTGATGGGCGGCGTAAGTATTTCCGATAAGTTCTCGGAGTTTTCGAAATCGCTGATGATTGAGTTTATGCGTTCACATTATTACGATTCTGCAGTGGCGCAGTATATTCATCCAAAGAAGGAGTTTAAAGTAAAACTTAAGGATCGCGATAAACATCTGTTTTTCGATGAGGTAGAATCAGACCTTAACAAACTCGATAAAATAATTGACGACCTTGAACCCGAAATGCGTCTTCCGGTGCTGATTAAGAAATACATCAAGCAGAACGCGAAGGTAGTTTCCTTCAATGTAGATCCTGGCTTCAACGACGCGATTGACGGGCTTATGTATATCCGCATCAGCGATCTTCCGGAGAGCACCATTAAGCCGGTTCTGGAGGAGATGAGCGAGCAGATTGGCAATGAAGAAAACAATGGCGCTGAGAATCAGTAG
- a CDS encoding chloromuconate cycloisomerase yields the protein MTARFYPYLLQFKRPGGTSRGVLHTKETFILEVFDGAEKGVGECGLFRGLSHDDVPEYEAKLQWLCENINAGYETLKAELKHFPSIWFGYQQAVLNLKNGENLYFPSAFASGESFIKINGLIWMGEAGFMQTQIEEKISEGFTCIKLKIGTDWPTEKKILQQLRNAFPQDQLELRVDANGAFDAEEALSVLDDLAKLKIHSIEQPIKAGNHSQMQQLCISTPTPIALDEELIGVVETADKRELLEKIKPQYIILKPSLAGGFSGSDEWISIAEDMGIGWWITSALESNIGLNAIAQYTFTKKSKIPQGLGTGGLFTNNFETELYLRGDRLWTKKA from the coding sequence ATGACCGCGCGTTTCTATCCTTATCTCCTTCAGTTCAAACGGCCCGGTGGTACGTCACGCGGCGTGCTTCATACCAAAGAAACATTTATTCTTGAGGTGTTCGACGGTGCTGAAAAAGGTGTGGGCGAATGTGGCCTTTTCCGTGGATTAAGCCATGATGACGTGCCGGAATATGAAGCTAAATTACAGTGGCTTTGCGAAAATATTAATGCTGGATATGAAACTTTAAAGGCTGAGTTAAAACATTTTCCATCAATTTGGTTCGGCTACCAGCAGGCAGTTCTGAACCTCAAAAACGGTGAAAACCTCTATTTCCCAAGTGCTTTTGCAAGTGGTGAATCATTTATAAAGATAAACGGTTTAATCTGGATGGGCGAAGCTGGTTTTATGCAGACCCAAATTGAAGAGAAAATTTCAGAAGGTTTCACCTGCATCAAATTAAAAATCGGGACCGACTGGCCCACTGAAAAAAAAATCCTTCAGCAGCTTAGAAATGCTTTTCCACAAGACCAACTTGAGTTACGCGTCGATGCAAACGGCGCTTTTGATGCGGAAGAAGCTTTGAGTGTTTTAGATGATTTGGCAAAATTGAAAATCCATTCGATTGAGCAACCGATCAAAGCAGGAAACCACTCGCAGATGCAGCAACTGTGCATCAGTACGCCAACGCCGATCGCGCTTGATGAAGAACTTATCGGAGTGGTGGAAACCGCTGATAAACGCGAACTTCTCGAGAAAATAAAACCGCAGTACATTATTCTCAAACCTTCATTGGCAGGCGGTTTTTCAGGCTCAGACGAATGGATTTCAATCGCTGAAGATATGGGAATTGGCTGGTGGATTACATCCGCGCTCGAAAGCAATATCGGTTTGAATGCGATTGCGCAATATACTTTTACAAAAAAATCAAAAATTCCGCAGGGTCTTGGCACAGGCGGCTTGTTCACCAATAATTTCGAGACTGAACTTTATCTCCGCGGCGACCGTTTGTGGACAAAAAAAGCATAG